Proteins encoded by one window of Trichocoleus desertorum ATA4-8-CV12:
- a CDS encoding transposase, translated as MIKATKVRIYPTDEQVIQLSKDFGATRWLWNQSLSLMSATYKETGKGVSAYDMKKRIPELKKEFEWLKETYSQCLQQSILNLSQAFINFFEGRAKYPTFKSKFDRQSVQYPANVKLQGDDAIKFPGNLGTVKAKIHRILPTGKIKTVTVSKTPEGRYFASLLIDDATAQPEITSDGKAVGIDLGLIDFAVTSDGSKFSNPKHLKKHAKNLKRKQQKLSRKTKGSKTRMKARRLVAKVHGKIARVREDFLHKLSRKLVNENQVVVVENLAVKNMVKNHTLAKAISDAGWGKFCTMLKYKSEFDGKTYLEVDRFFPSSHLCSNTLLQIPKMDLSVRFFDCPHCQQRHERDVNAAINIRNEGLRLLALGISATANRGSVNPKGSGRKKSMNSEVTPVEVGSPYSIA; from the coding sequence GTGATCAAAGCAACAAAGGTGCGAATTTATCCGACTGACGAGCAGGTCATTCAGCTGTCCAAAGATTTTGGCGCAACTCGATGGCTCTGGAATCAGTCGCTTTCCTTAATGTCTGCGACCTACAAGGAAACGGGTAAAGGCGTATCTGCTTACGACATGAAGAAGCGGATACCAGAACTAAAGAAAGAGTTTGAATGGCTGAAGGAAACCTATTCCCAGTGTCTCCAGCAATCGATCTTGAACCTCTCTCAAGCGTTTATCAACTTCTTTGAGGGGCGGGCAAAATACCCCACATTCAAAAGCAAGTTTGATAGGCAGTCGGTTCAATATCCTGCCAACGTAAAACTTCAGGGTGATGATGCGATTAAGTTCCCTGGGAATCTAGGCACCGTAAAAGCTAAAATCCATCGCATTTTACCTACAGGCAAGATTAAGACCGTTACGGTATCTAAGACCCCTGAAGGGCGCTATTTTGCCTCTTTATTGATTGATGACGCTACCGCTCAGCCTGAAATTACCAGTGATGGTAAAGCCGTTGGGATTGACTTAGGGCTCATTGATTTTGCCGTCACTTCTGATGGCTCAAAGTTCAGCAATCCTAAGCATCTTAAGAAACATGCTAAGAACTTAAAGCGTAAGCAGCAAAAGCTATCCAGAAAAACCAAGGGTAGTAAGACTCGCATGAAAGCGCGTCGCCTGGTCGCTAAAGTTCACGGCAAAATTGCCAGAGTCAGAGAAGATTTTCTCCACAAACTATCTCGCAAGCTAGTCAACGAAAACCAAGTTGTGGTGGTGGAAAATCTGGCAGTCAAAAACATGGTAAAAAATCATACTCTTGCCAAAGCCATCAGCGATGCGGGCTGGGGTAAGTTTTGCACCATGCTCAAGTACAAGAGTGAATTCGACGGCAAAACCTATCTTGAAGTAGACAGGTTTTTCCCGTCGTCTCATTTGTGTTCAAACACGCTGCTACAAATCCCCAAAATGGATCTCTCTGTCCGCTTCTTTGATTGCCCGCACTGCCAGCAACGGCATGAGCGGGATGTAAATGCGGCAATCAATATCAGAAATGAAGGCTTGCGATTACTGGCGTTGGGAATCAGCGCTACTGCCAATCGAGGGAGTGTAAATCCGAAGGGTTCTGGACGTAAAAAATCCATGAATTCGGAGGTAACTCCCGTTGAAGTTGGAAGCCCGTACTCTATCGCCTAG
- a CDS encoding WGxxGxxG-CTERM domain-containing protein gives MAVLPLTLPSAAQDATGGATGTTGTGTTGTAGTTGTGLGTDATGTTGTTGTGTTGTAGTTGTGLGTDATGTTGTTGTGTTGTAGTTGTGLGTDATGTTGTTGTGTTGTAGTTGTGLGTDATGTTGTTGTGTTGTDTTTGTTGTTGTGTTGTTGTGTGLGTDTTGTTGTTGTTGTTGTTTAPSTTTTTTTATDTAGDRDFDWGWLGLLGLLGLAGLTRKTETATTYRDPAETTRTRY, from the coding sequence TTGGCAGTACTCCCCCTAACTCTCCCTAGCGCAGCTCAAGATGCTACAGGTGGAGCTACTGGCACTACTGGTACTGGCACTACTGGTACTGCTGGCACGACTGGCACTGGTCTCGGTACTGATGCAACGGGCACCACCGGAACCACGGGCACTGGCACGACTGGCACTGCGGGCACGACTGGCACTGGTCTCGGTACTGATGCAACGGGCACCACCGGAACCACGGGCACTGGCACGACTGGCACTGCGGGCACGACTGGCACTGGTCTCGGTACTGATGCAACGGGTACCACCGGAACTACGGGTACTGGCACCACTGGTACTGCGGGCACGACTGGCACTGGTCTCGGTACTGATGCAACGGGTACCACCGGAACCACGGGCACTGGCACCACTGGCACTGATACCACCACTGGCACCACCGGAACTACTGGTACTGGCACCACTGGAACTACTGGTACTGGCACTGGTCTCGGTACTGATACAACTGGTACTACCGGAACCACGGGTACAACCGGAACCACGGGTACAACCACAGCTCCTAGCACCACAACTACCACCACAACTGCAACAGATACCGCTGGCGATCGCGACTTTGACTGGGGTTGGTTAGGTCTTCTCGGTTTACTCGGCTTGGCAGGTCTAACTCGTAAGACTGAAACTGCTACGACCTACCGCGATCCTGCTGAGACCACTCGGACTCGCTACTAA
- a CDS encoding ABC transporter permease gives MTSSSFRSGKPFSSPTQTIVGDSLTVLWGDWLDLRIRIAQIAASGLVSPLIYILAFGLGLGSSLDKVAQPSAGENYLQFILPGMVALSSMAISFGGTTFSICGERLFTKTFEEMLLLPVHPLSLFLGKMLAGVIRGLMTSGSVILVAILFTGKIWSFLNPLFLLLLVLNCAVFAGLGVIVGLSVRSLESVGLYNNFLIVPMSFLGATFFDPASLPVALKGIVYLLPLTYTSIGLRSAAYLPLSQFPWYSVGVLLLAAIALSAIGAYKFSHQQD, from the coding sequence GTGACTTCATCTTCATTTCGATCAGGAAAGCCTTTCAGTTCGCCCACTCAAACAATTGTGGGAGACAGCCTCACAGTTTTGTGGGGAGATTGGCTAGATTTAAGAATTCGGATTGCCCAAATTGCGGCGTCTGGTTTAGTTTCCCCTCTAATTTATATTTTGGCGTTTGGTTTGGGTTTAGGCAGCTCTTTGGACAAAGTGGCTCAACCCTCCGCAGGCGAAAATTACTTGCAATTTATTTTGCCTGGAATGGTGGCGTTGTCGTCAATGGCAATCAGTTTTGGGGGCACCACTTTCTCAATTTGTGGAGAGCGGCTATTTACCAAGACGTTTGAAGAAATGCTGTTGCTCCCAGTGCATCCTTTGTCGTTGTTTCTCGGCAAGATGCTAGCCGGGGTCATTCGGGGGTTAATGACTTCAGGCTCGGTCATCTTGGTGGCTATTTTGTTTACCGGGAAAATTTGGAGCTTCTTGAACCCGTTGTTTCTGCTGCTGCTAGTGCTGAACTGCGCCGTGTTTGCAGGCTTGGGTGTGATTGTAGGGCTGAGTGTGCGATCGCTCGAAAGTGTCGGTCTCTACAACAACTTTTTGATTGTGCCGATGTCGTTTCTCGGAGCCACGTTTTTTGATCCTGCCAGCTTACCCGTTGCGCTCAAAGGAATTGTTTATTTGTTGCCGCTCACCTATACCAGCATTGGCTTAAGATCCGCTGCTTACCTGCCGCTGAGCCAGTTTCCTTGGTATAGCGTTGGGGTATTACTGTTAGCTGCGATCGCCCTTTCTGCTATTGGAGCGTACAAATTTTCTCATCAACAAGATTAG
- a CDS encoding DUF3172 domain-containing protein — protein sequence MNRRPKPSPPPSRPANSNRNSSNGSNGSNGSSFASALSATTLAILSGVLILGIGIGIAFSSVASSGPQNVATREFIDRAAPNPEICVQYGASAITMDTRVFVTMNPFSVYISQPKMQPGCVLRSSNWEVLRQRNLISGDQLRECKNRMNTFGFTGTLENSPQINCIYQNDAAQNLFLNQTGAGAAPVPESDKF from the coding sequence ATGAATCGCCGACCTAAGCCTTCACCTCCTCCATCTCGCCCTGCTAATTCCAACCGCAACAGCTCCAATGGCTCCAACGGCTCCAACGGCTCGTCGTTTGCTTCGGCCTTGAGCGCGACGACGCTGGCGATTTTGAGCGGTGTCCTTATTTTGGGCATTGGCATTGGCATTGCGTTTAGCTCTGTGGCTAGCTCTGGACCGCAGAACGTGGCGACCCGTGAGTTTATCGATCGCGCAGCACCGAACCCAGAAATTTGTGTGCAGTACGGTGCGAGTGCGATCACGATGGACACCAGGGTGTTTGTGACGATGAACCCGTTTAGCGTCTATATTTCGCAACCTAAAATGCAGCCTGGATGCGTCTTACGCAGCAGTAACTGGGAAGTTTTGCGGCAACGCAACTTGATTTCTGGCGATCAATTGCGTGAATGCAAAAACCGCATGAATACGTTTGGCTTTACTGGAACTCTGGAAAATTCTCCCCAAATTAATTGCATCTACCAAAACGATGCGGCGCAAAACCTCTTCCTGAACCAAACTGGTGCAGGTGCAGCGCCTGTCCCCGAAAGCGACAAGTTCTAA